The following proteins are encoded in a genomic region of Acipenser ruthenus chromosome 4, fAciRut3.2 maternal haplotype, whole genome shotgun sequence:
- the LOC117399335 gene encoding nuclear receptor subfamily 4 group A member 3-like isoform X3: protein MNRRAQFLERMHFVHLKCRPRDMPCVQAQYGPSPPSSSYATQTYPYAGDYSSDVMNPDYTKFGMDLSGAEITAAATTSLPSFSTFVEGYTGTYELKPSCLYQMQSSGQRPLIKVEDARYAPPSIQQSQSEDPMPSTSMYFKPSPPSTPTTPGFPGQHGPSSMWDDSLTPVPPACMAPSHLMEPVPQKSTPRYSLFHLKQSPPHTVGSGSHMCYEPGLSLPMGPERSPSSSSVGQQPGLETHLYPLHLGKVSGLHFTPLTMGQSPQILGESSLPSPPSRSSSSGEGTCAVCGDNAACQHYGVRTCEGCKGFFKRTVQKNAKYVCLASKNCPVDKRRRNRCQYCRFQKCLSVGMVKEVVRTDNLKGRRGRLPSKPKSPLQQEPSPPSPPLSLVNALVRALSESTPRELDYSTFCATDQPAASTDAQHLQQFYGLLTVSIEVTRTWADKIPGFNELPKEDQTLLIESAFLDLFVLRLANRSILAEDKFVFCNGRVLHRSQCLRGFGEWLDSVKDFTSNFQSLNLDISAFACLSALIILTEQRHGLKEPKKVEEMQNKVICCLRDHLSFSSSGGSGAGVEKGSTPLSRVLNVRSELRSHRRQGLQRIFYLKLEDLVPPPPIIDKFLDTLPY from the exons ATGAACAGGCGTGCTCAGTTTTTGGAACGGATGCATTTTGTCCACCTAAAATGCAGACCTCGAG ATATGCCCTGTGTGCAGGCTCAGTATGGCCCGTCACCCCCGAGCTCCAGCTATGCCACACAGACCTACCCTTACGCAGGGGACTACAGCTCTGACGTCATGAACCCGGACTACACCAAGTTTGGCATGGACCTGAGTGGCGCAGAGATCACTGCCGCCGCCACCACTTCCCTGCCCAGCTTCAGCACCTTCGTGGAGGGCTACACCGGCACCTACGAACTCAAGCCCTCCTGCCTGTACCAGATGCAATCCTCTGGCCAGAGACCCCTGATTAAAGTGGAGGATGCCCGTTACGCACCTCCGTCCATCCAGCAGTCCCAGTCTGAGGACCCCATGCCTAGCACCTCCATGTACTTCAAGCCGTCTCCCCCTTCCACCCCCACCACCCCTGGCTTCCCTGGCCAGCATGGGCCCTCATCGATGTGGGATGACTCCCTGACACCTGTCCCCCCGGCCTGCATGGCCCCCAGTCATTTAATGGAACCTGTTCCACAAAAGTCGACCCCCAGGTATTCCCTGTTCCATTTGAAGCagtcccccccacacacagtggGATCTGGCAGTCACATGTGCTACGAGCCCGGTCTGAGCCTGCCCATGGGTCCCGAGAGatccccctcctcttcctctgtGGGGCAGCAGCCAGGCTTGGAGACGCACTTGTACCCCCTGCACCTGGGTAAGGTGAGCGGGCTACACTTCACCCCACTGACAATGGGCCAAAGCCCCCAGATCCTGGGGGAGAGCagcctcccctctcctcccagcCGCTCCTCCTCATCCGGGGAGGGTACCTGTGCGGTGTGCGGGGACAACGCTGCCTGCCAGCACTATGGGGTGCGCACCTGCGAGGGCTGCAAGGGCTTCTTCAAG AGAACGGTGCAGAAAAATGCAAAATATGTTTGTTTGGCGAGCAAAAACTGCCCCGTGGACAAGCGCAGACGTAACCGGTGCCAGTACTGCCGGTTTCAGAAGTGTCTGAGTGTGGGGATGGTAAAGGAAG TGGTCCGTACTgataatctgaaagggagaagGGGTCGCCTGCCCTCCAAACCAAAGAGTCCCTTACAGCAGgaaccctctcccccctctcctccactCAGCCTGGTCAATGCCTTAGTGAGAGCACTCAGTGAGTCTACACCCAGAGAGCTTGACTACTCCACG TTCTGTGCTACAGACCAGCCAGCCGCCTCCACTGACGCCCAGCACCTCCAGCAGTTCTATGGCCTCCTCACTGTTTCGATAGAGGTGACCCGGACCTGGGCCGACAAGATCCCAGGGTTCAATGAGCTGCCCAAGGAAGACCAGACCCTCCTCATAGAATCTGCATTCCTGGACCTCTTTGTCTTAAGGCTTGCGAACAG GTCGATTCTTGCTGAGGATAAGTTTGTGTTCTGTAACGGACGTGTGCTGCACAGATCTCAGTGCCTTCGTGGGTTTGGGGAGTGGCTCGACTCAGTCAAAGACTTTACTTCAAACTTTCAAAGCCTTAACCTGGACATCTCCGCCTTTGCCTGCCTGTCAGCACTTATCATATTAACAG AGCAGCGGCATGGATTAAAAGAACCAAAGAAAGTGGAGGAGATGCAGAACAAGGTCATCTGCTGCCTAAGGGATCACTTGAGCTTCAGCAGCAGTGGAGGTAGTGGGGCCGGTGTGGAGAAGGGGTCGACACCGCTGTCCAGGGTGCTGAACGTGCGGAGCGAGCTGAGGTCCCACCGCAGACAGGGGCTTCAGCGCATCTTCTACCTGAAACTAGAGGACCTGGTCCCGCCACCGCCCATCATCGACAAATTCCTGGACACTCTCCCCTATTGA
- the LOC117399335 gene encoding nuclear receptor subfamily 4 group A member 3-like isoform X2 encodes MQPEKLFYITYKSTPATTTTTASFFILFFYYSGNLHATLRRFISNVKTEPTQQSNMPCVQAQYGPSPPSSSYATQTYPYAGDYSSDVMNPDYTKFGMDLSGAEITAAATTSLPSFSTFVEGYTGTYELKPSCLYQMQSSGQRPLIKVEDARYAPPSIQQSQSEDPMPSTSMYFKPSPPSTPTTPGFPGQHGPSSMWDDSLTPVPPACMAPSHLMEPVPQKSTPRYSLFHLKQSPPHTVGSGSHMCYEPGLSLPMGPERSPSSSSVGQQPGLETHLYPLHLGKVSGLHFTPLTMGQSPQILGESSLPSPPSRSSSSGEGTCAVCGDNAACQHYGVRTCEGCKGFFKRTVQKNAKYVCLASKNCPVDKRRRNRCQYCRFQKCLSVGMVKEVVRTDNLKGRRGRLPSKPKSPLQQEPSPPSPPLSLVNALVRALSESTPRELDYSTFCATDQPAASTDAQHLQQFYGLLTVSIEVTRTWADKIPGFNELPKEDQTLLIESAFLDLFVLRLANRSILAEDKFVFCNGRVLHRSQCLRGFGEWLDSVKDFTSNFQSLNLDISAFACLSALIILTEQRHGLKEPKKVEEMQNKVICCLRDHLSFSSSGGSGAGVEKGSTPLSRVLNVRSELRSHRRQGLQRIFYLKLEDLVPPPPIIDKFLDTLPY; translated from the exons ATGCAACCTGAGAAATTATTTTATATTACCTACAAAAGCACTCCagcaactactactactactgcatccttttttattttatttttttattattctggaAATCTACACGCAACTTTAAGGAGGTTTATCTCAAATGTAAAGACGGAACCGACACAGCAATCAA ATATGCCCTGTGTGCAGGCTCAGTATGGCCCGTCACCCCCGAGCTCCAGCTATGCCACACAGACCTACCCTTACGCAGGGGACTACAGCTCTGACGTCATGAACCCGGACTACACCAAGTTTGGCATGGACCTGAGTGGCGCAGAGATCACTGCCGCCGCCACCACTTCCCTGCCCAGCTTCAGCACCTTCGTGGAGGGCTACACCGGCACCTACGAACTCAAGCCCTCCTGCCTGTACCAGATGCAATCCTCTGGCCAGAGACCCCTGATTAAAGTGGAGGATGCCCGTTACGCACCTCCGTCCATCCAGCAGTCCCAGTCTGAGGACCCCATGCCTAGCACCTCCATGTACTTCAAGCCGTCTCCCCCTTCCACCCCCACCACCCCTGGCTTCCCTGGCCAGCATGGGCCCTCATCGATGTGGGATGACTCCCTGACACCTGTCCCCCCGGCCTGCATGGCCCCCAGTCATTTAATGGAACCTGTTCCACAAAAGTCGACCCCCAGGTATTCCCTGTTCCATTTGAAGCagtcccccccacacacagtggGATCTGGCAGTCACATGTGCTACGAGCCCGGTCTGAGCCTGCCCATGGGTCCCGAGAGatccccctcctcttcctctgtGGGGCAGCAGCCAGGCTTGGAGACGCACTTGTACCCCCTGCACCTGGGTAAGGTGAGCGGGCTACACTTCACCCCACTGACAATGGGCCAAAGCCCCCAGATCCTGGGGGAGAGCagcctcccctctcctcccagcCGCTCCTCCTCATCCGGGGAGGGTACCTGTGCGGTGTGCGGGGACAACGCTGCCTGCCAGCACTATGGGGTGCGCACCTGCGAGGGCTGCAAGGGCTTCTTCAAG AGAACGGTGCAGAAAAATGCAAAATATGTTTGTTTGGCGAGCAAAAACTGCCCCGTGGACAAGCGCAGACGTAACCGGTGCCAGTACTGCCGGTTTCAGAAGTGTCTGAGTGTGGGGATGGTAAAGGAAG TGGTCCGTACTgataatctgaaagggagaagGGGTCGCCTGCCCTCCAAACCAAAGAGTCCCTTACAGCAGgaaccctctcccccctctcctccactCAGCCTGGTCAATGCCTTAGTGAGAGCACTCAGTGAGTCTACACCCAGAGAGCTTGACTACTCCACG TTCTGTGCTACAGACCAGCCAGCCGCCTCCACTGACGCCCAGCACCTCCAGCAGTTCTATGGCCTCCTCACTGTTTCGATAGAGGTGACCCGGACCTGGGCCGACAAGATCCCAGGGTTCAATGAGCTGCCCAAGGAAGACCAGACCCTCCTCATAGAATCTGCATTCCTGGACCTCTTTGTCTTAAGGCTTGCGAACAG GTCGATTCTTGCTGAGGATAAGTTTGTGTTCTGTAACGGACGTGTGCTGCACAGATCTCAGTGCCTTCGTGGGTTTGGGGAGTGGCTCGACTCAGTCAAAGACTTTACTTCAAACTTTCAAAGCCTTAACCTGGACATCTCCGCCTTTGCCTGCCTGTCAGCACTTATCATATTAACAG AGCAGCGGCATGGATTAAAAGAACCAAAGAAAGTGGAGGAGATGCAGAACAAGGTCATCTGCTGCCTAAGGGATCACTTGAGCTTCAGCAGCAGTGGAGGTAGTGGGGCCGGTGTGGAGAAGGGGTCGACACCGCTGTCCAGGGTGCTGAACGTGCGGAGCGAGCTGAGGTCCCACCGCAGACAGGGGCTTCAGCGCATCTTCTACCTGAAACTAGAGGACCTGGTCCCGCCACCGCCCATCATCGACAAATTCCTGGACACTCTCCCCTATTGA
- the LOC117399335 gene encoding nuclear receptor subfamily 4 group A member 3-like isoform X1 gives MQPEKLFYITYKSTPATTTTTASFFILFFYYSGNLHATLRRFISNVKTEPTQQSNPGSEERPQPSSGSETRLTESSASAAASSELSRHTPLVTPPPGKTSTIQRAKYQPDMPCVQAQYGPSPPSSSYATQTYPYAGDYSSDVMNPDYTKFGMDLSGAEITAAATTSLPSFSTFVEGYTGTYELKPSCLYQMQSSGQRPLIKVEDARYAPPSIQQSQSEDPMPSTSMYFKPSPPSTPTTPGFPGQHGPSSMWDDSLTPVPPACMAPSHLMEPVPQKSTPRYSLFHLKQSPPHTVGSGSHMCYEPGLSLPMGPERSPSSSSVGQQPGLETHLYPLHLGKVSGLHFTPLTMGQSPQILGESSLPSPPSRSSSSGEGTCAVCGDNAACQHYGVRTCEGCKGFFKRTVQKNAKYVCLASKNCPVDKRRRNRCQYCRFQKCLSVGMVKEVVRTDNLKGRRGRLPSKPKSPLQQEPSPPSPPLSLVNALVRALSESTPRELDYSTFCATDQPAASTDAQHLQQFYGLLTVSIEVTRTWADKIPGFNELPKEDQTLLIESAFLDLFVLRLANRSILAEDKFVFCNGRVLHRSQCLRGFGEWLDSVKDFTSNFQSLNLDISAFACLSALIILTEQRHGLKEPKKVEEMQNKVICCLRDHLSFSSSGGSGAGVEKGSTPLSRVLNVRSELRSHRRQGLQRIFYLKLEDLVPPPPIIDKFLDTLPY, from the exons ATGCAACCTGAGAAATTATTTTATATTACCTACAAAAGCACTCCagcaactactactactactgcatccttttttattttatttttttattattctggaAATCTACACGCAACTTTAAGGAGGTTTATCTCAAATGTAAAGACGGAACCGACACAGCAATCAA ACCCCGGTTCGGAAGAGCGCCCCCAGCCGAGCTCCGGCTCCGAGACCAGGCTAACGGAAAGTTCAGCATCCGCTGCGGCTTCTTCTGAACTGTCCAGACATACTCCTCTCGTCACACCTCCCCCAGGAAAAACAAGCACGATTCAGCGAGCAAAATATCAACCAG ATATGCCCTGTGTGCAGGCTCAGTATGGCCCGTCACCCCCGAGCTCCAGCTATGCCACACAGACCTACCCTTACGCAGGGGACTACAGCTCTGACGTCATGAACCCGGACTACACCAAGTTTGGCATGGACCTGAGTGGCGCAGAGATCACTGCCGCCGCCACCACTTCCCTGCCCAGCTTCAGCACCTTCGTGGAGGGCTACACCGGCACCTACGAACTCAAGCCCTCCTGCCTGTACCAGATGCAATCCTCTGGCCAGAGACCCCTGATTAAAGTGGAGGATGCCCGTTACGCACCTCCGTCCATCCAGCAGTCCCAGTCTGAGGACCCCATGCCTAGCACCTCCATGTACTTCAAGCCGTCTCCCCCTTCCACCCCCACCACCCCTGGCTTCCCTGGCCAGCATGGGCCCTCATCGATGTGGGATGACTCCCTGACACCTGTCCCCCCGGCCTGCATGGCCCCCAGTCATTTAATGGAACCTGTTCCACAAAAGTCGACCCCCAGGTATTCCCTGTTCCATTTGAAGCagtcccccccacacacagtggGATCTGGCAGTCACATGTGCTACGAGCCCGGTCTGAGCCTGCCCATGGGTCCCGAGAGatccccctcctcttcctctgtGGGGCAGCAGCCAGGCTTGGAGACGCACTTGTACCCCCTGCACCTGGGTAAGGTGAGCGGGCTACACTTCACCCCACTGACAATGGGCCAAAGCCCCCAGATCCTGGGGGAGAGCagcctcccctctcctcccagcCGCTCCTCCTCATCCGGGGAGGGTACCTGTGCGGTGTGCGGGGACAACGCTGCCTGCCAGCACTATGGGGTGCGCACCTGCGAGGGCTGCAAGGGCTTCTTCAAG AGAACGGTGCAGAAAAATGCAAAATATGTTTGTTTGGCGAGCAAAAACTGCCCCGTGGACAAGCGCAGACGTAACCGGTGCCAGTACTGCCGGTTTCAGAAGTGTCTGAGTGTGGGGATGGTAAAGGAAG TGGTCCGTACTgataatctgaaagggagaagGGGTCGCCTGCCCTCCAAACCAAAGAGTCCCTTACAGCAGgaaccctctcccccctctcctccactCAGCCTGGTCAATGCCTTAGTGAGAGCACTCAGTGAGTCTACACCCAGAGAGCTTGACTACTCCACG TTCTGTGCTACAGACCAGCCAGCCGCCTCCACTGACGCCCAGCACCTCCAGCAGTTCTATGGCCTCCTCACTGTTTCGATAGAGGTGACCCGGACCTGGGCCGACAAGATCCCAGGGTTCAATGAGCTGCCCAAGGAAGACCAGACCCTCCTCATAGAATCTGCATTCCTGGACCTCTTTGTCTTAAGGCTTGCGAACAG GTCGATTCTTGCTGAGGATAAGTTTGTGTTCTGTAACGGACGTGTGCTGCACAGATCTCAGTGCCTTCGTGGGTTTGGGGAGTGGCTCGACTCAGTCAAAGACTTTACTTCAAACTTTCAAAGCCTTAACCTGGACATCTCCGCCTTTGCCTGCCTGTCAGCACTTATCATATTAACAG AGCAGCGGCATGGATTAAAAGAACCAAAGAAAGTGGAGGAGATGCAGAACAAGGTCATCTGCTGCCTAAGGGATCACTTGAGCTTCAGCAGCAGTGGAGGTAGTGGGGCCGGTGTGGAGAAGGGGTCGACACCGCTGTCCAGGGTGCTGAACGTGCGGAGCGAGCTGAGGTCCCACCGCAGACAGGGGCTTCAGCGCATCTTCTACCTGAAACTAGAGGACCTGGTCCCGCCACCGCCCATCATCGACAAATTCCTGGACACTCTCCCCTATTGA